The sequence CTTCCCAACCGAAGTCCGGTACCCATTGTGCAtgttacacctggatggatAGAATGAGGTAagtcttgtaaagtgcctttcccaaaccTCAGAGGGAACAACATCGGTTGCATATCAGAGGACTTAAACACAGGACATCTGAGTTTTGGACCGAACAACCTATTCACTACGCCAACACGACACAATTATCACATGTTTCGATATTTCCCATGAATgtgtaaattttgtatttgatttttagcaatttttttcattaccTTCGCTACACACGTTACACTTGCTCACGTGTGGTCATTGTTGTTTTTGGCATGAAGTCGATGTTACATTATCTTTGCAGGAAGTTATACTTTTTACGTGCTACTTCTGTCACTGGTCAATTGTGACTTGAGTCTTATTACACTTGACCTTTTAGAACAATGTCACGAAAATTCCacacatttattcattcattcattcatacagtcAGTTACCAACACATTAATAAAACACATTCTGGACAATGCAGCTATAAAATGCTTTATTAAATTGTTGGCGTATGAGCTTCATTACCGTATACGTATGTACAGTTATTGCATGCTCACGTCAGTAACTTTCTTTCCCTGCCATTTGTTGATGATACGGTTTTTCTGGAATGTGAACGACTACAAATTCAGTCATAACCGCTTCAAAACGTAACGCAACATACAAAATGGTAGGCTATTAATTATCATCAAGATACAAGATGTCATCAACTATAGATAGTTCAACAACGCCAATGATCCATACTTGATATTTGTATTGCTTGAATATCATATTTTTAAGCCAGGTTAACTGTTATCAATGGAAtaagtaatttttttgtttcgTTGCCATCATCTTCACAACGTCACAGACAAAATGGCGCCATGTATAGGTGAACTGGTCCGCTAAACAGCTAAATACGAAATAGCtcaatacatacaaatatacaattgCTGACAAAATCCAGTATATACAATGAATTGATTGTCATCATCGAGTATTATTTGTCCTAGTGCATTAAGCGTGTGAACGCATTTGGTCCTCACTTACTGTACATACAGTGACGTAGAAGGCCTGGTTTTTCGTATTGTCTCAATGCAAGTGTTTCACTTTGGGATTTTTTGAGcatagaaaaatgttgtgtttcctgtaacACGACCGACCTTAGCAAAAACCTTGAATTTTTGTTCAACAACTATATAGCAAGGTACACAAATTTTTGGTCTAGCATTTGGGTGATGAGAATTCGAAATAGAATACGAGCAGTCATGAATATTTTTGTGCAAACATGCTGTAacgtttttttcactctcgTAACAGATGAGAGACTAACTTTGTTCAGTTTATCAATATATTGTCCCATTAGTACGATGAATATTGGTATAGATACGAGGGGAGATCAACCGAAAATAATAAACCCAACTCCAATGtcgaggcacaacttcatagtatgaagccttttatcaatatcctccaaatttccaatcattggagtcattactttccaggcattcatTTTCTCTTGAATCACAAGGTAAGTGGCTAGAAAAgcaagggtgaattgtgatgACACGTGTGGTCGAGTTCCTCATGCCGTAAATTATATGTCAttgacaaaagacattgtcaaaatgtttgatgatgattctcttcctatttgaagcagaaagaagtgggtgtctgacttccagcaagttgacccgcataCCTCAGGTCGCAtctcaattgtccatgtttttttcccttctcccttacctaacgttattGGGTGTCGCCTTCAAAGTAATGCTcataataatttgaattttggtacacattcatatacgactttatacttgacatctatgcaaTGAAAtatgagttgtgcttgttatttctggatgaggccgagaacttattgatcacccctcgtacaatACCATGTAGACATTGTCAATGTCCTGATGACCTTCAGTATTTTTCCAATGTCAGACGGTGTATTCATTTCATTACTTTGGCCGAAATAAAGTTAaaagagaaaacacaacatttttaccCTTAGATCTCAACAATGATGGAGACTATTACTGCTCTATATATTGGATGGTTATGATTCTTAGATCGCATTATTGTGTTGATAGACGATGATTGTCTTCGACGCATACACATCTGGCGTTTTTGCCTTGTTCTGTACAGCATGGCCGTTTAGTTTCGTTGTTGATGTATATACAACTCTCAAAGAATGGATTTAAAAGTCCCACGACATAAATCTTTCAACTCGTACTCAACAAAGACTAATACTTGACACAGTTATTTTCATTACATATTACTTGATTAACAGATATCAGGAATAATATGAGATATAACAGATATTAggaatgatatgatatatagaGCGAGATAGCTCAAACCCtagataatatacatgtacgtacagcCTGTTATGAGTAGGCATACTTGTTAGACCATGTTGATCccattatatggatggcatcctctgagGACCCACTGATACGATCGTGCGTATAAAATAGTTTGGcaagaaaagttgccttcgtCAGGATTAAATCTCAGTGGTCAGAAGAACTGAACAAATTACTGAACTCAAAGATTATGATATTCCGAACGATAGACTCTcgtaatttttgttctttcgtaTCTTCttttttgactttgaaattaaCGCTGTTATTTTACGACGTTAGTATCTATTTCCCGATATCTTTTTTTACGCTACATAATTGCTCGTTTCTGCATCCGCTTTGTgttatttacagtatggttgaaaacctttttAGAGAGAACGAAAATATTGATGCTCGCCGTTGTCATCCATATATcaacaaaatcaacatggccttaatcGATACAAACAAATTGCAATGTCTTGAGTAACAATGTTTCTGAAGCCCAGATATTAGTGGTCAAACACTACACATTGGTACCGGAATTAAGTCAAGTTTATGAAGTATTTTATCGTTGACAAAGTGTGACATGCAACTGCTTGAAGGACACAACGTATCCACTTAGTGACTTACAAACTGCGGTTTGTAGGCAAAACGTAGATTGTGGGTAACATTAACAGATTAAGAAACAGACTATTCACATTGTTTCTTGATTCAAGCCCAGTCACATTGTATAGTCCACCTTTAACTAAGGTATCCTTGGTACCCTGTTACACGTCCTGCACTTTTTCTGTTCTCTGCTTcggcacatttccaaaccggggcacGGCCGGGTATCTTTTGGGAAGAAAAAGTataatacaaaagaaaacaaaacgtaaaagcAGAACGTAAAAAAATATTCGTCAGCATAAATTGTGTTTATTCAttgataaacacttttatttttcgtttcgaCAAACATCCCGATTGGGCCccgcccggtttggaaatgggaccgcAGCATAACCCAGGTTCACACATTGCATCCGCAATATAAGCCACCTTTTTACTCATGCGGTTCTGGGAAACACTGTGCAGTGTGCACCCTGAGTTACACCCTGATCCAGGTTCACACATTGCATCCGCAATATAAACCACCTTTATACCCATGTAGTCCTGGAGAACACTGTACACCCAGTTAAACCTATGACCCAGGTTCACACATTCCATCCGCAATATCTAACCCACTTTTACACCCATGCGGTCCTCGGAAACACTGTACATTATACAATCATGCCAGAGTCCATCTTTACGCCCACATTTAAGTCGCAGTATAAACCACATTTATACCCATGTGCTCCTAGCTGGGGAATCACTCTACACCCAGTTAAACCCAATGCAATCCTACCAGAGTCCACCTTTACACCCAGGTAGATGGGACACACATTTAAATCGCAGTATAAACCACATTTATACCCATACGGTCCTGGGGAACACTATACACCCATACAAACCCAATGCAATTTTTCCATAGTCTTCCTTTACACCCAGGTGGATGGGGCCTCGCGCCCTTCAACCTGGGTGATGAGAGCAGTGGTGGTTGTTGTCTTAGCCTGCGAAGGCTCAGTCGGGCGCATCTCGGACAGTTTTATGCGCTGCGGGGACGTCATGAAGGTACCCCGCCCGCTCGTCGGTGTCTTCTCCCACGCGCTGTGCGAACAGCTCGTCGAACCGCCCGGCTTGGGGATGCTTAACTTGATGAGAGCGGTGACATCACGGCGGAAGGAGTCGTTCATGAAGAAGTAGATGATGGGGTTGTAGATGCTGGCGGACTTGGCGAACATGCTGGGCAGGATGCTGTAGATGATCGGCAGGGACTTCAGGTCGCCGAATGTGGCGTAGAGGGAGACCAGAGAGTAGGGGGTCCAGGCAAGGATGAAACCCACACCCACCATCACGGCAATCTGTATAGGAGTGCAACAGGCGAGTAATAAATAAACAGCCAGTGTGTGTATATGACTGGTAGGGATTTCAGGTCGCCGAATGTGGCGTAGAGGGACACCAGGGAGTAGTGCTTCCAGGCTAGGATGAACTCAACACCCACCATCACCGCAATCTGTATAGGAGAGCAACAGGCAAGTAATAAGCACTACGATTGCTGGCATGTTGCATctttcagtcccacagacaAAACGTGGCAGCACCAAGTAAGAGTTTATAGAGATGCTGCGTTATGTGCATTGGGATTGCAAAACGCAAACAAACATACGCACAGGCACGCATaaagacatacacatacatttatgtacacaaacatatacatacgcaaacacacagacacatgcatacacacaaacatattaacacacacatgcaaatacACGCATGCACATACgcataaacataaacacacgtacacacacatgcacacaaacataaGCACATAgactcacgcacacacataagCACATATTCACACGCACATGCAAATACACAGATATGTCCAAAAATACGCgtgcacacacgcacgcgcacacacagatacaggtacaaatACACATACCCAATATTCATGgcctacacatacacatacacggtCAAAAACCCCAAAGCAACCAGGTCCAATTTGATCTTTAGAAAACCTTACCTTTGTTAGCTTTTTCTCCACCCCATTCTTGTCGTTCGTGTTGCTGCAGTTCAGGGCCTGCCGCGAGGAGCGCACGGTGCGCACGATGCAGACGTAGCAGAAAGTGATGACGGCGACAGGAATGAAGAAGCAGAAGGTGAACAGAATCATCATGAAGGCGGCACCTGGGCGGGAATTTAAGTCAACAGTCAACATACAAGATAAACTAATAGCCActtttacttgtttttttttttacaacatggCAACTTAACGATTTTAGTTACTAGCATATGTATCCCTTTCCATTTGGATGGAAAGTTTACGCATACATATATTGTTGGCGTGAAAGGTTACGAATTCAAATTGTTTGTCTTTTTGGTACTGTTCTAGTAGTTCAGCAAACTGTGCAAATGTGTTTAGACACATTGGATATCGAACACTTAAATGTATTCTAAACAATAATGGATATAGAGGCATTGCAGTTAGATTTTCTGACATTTGACATCCTTGATTGGATAAGGTTAATATAAACACGTGCCTGGGTCGCACGTGCAGTAGGTAGTCACGTGCACTTTATTTAAGGGCAGGTTTTGAGACCAGGAAAGTCGTGGaaaatgcctttcccaggggcccaaaattggtAGCATGACAGTACGAAAGACCATAGCGACACGCGTGTACGAAGTGTGTAGACAGTACAAACGCAGGTGTATGCAGTGTGTGAGCGGTGCTCATACACTTCGAACACCAGGGTGTGCTCCACCTACGCACCGCAAACACCAGCGTTTGGACCGCTTTGAGCTTTCGTATGATAGGTTTTGAATACCCTGTAGTTACGCCACGTGGCCCTAAACGTAGACGCCCTTCAAACTAGCTAGCGATTTCTATCAATCCTTGTAATCTCTGCCTCCTCATTAATTTAGCGGGTACTTAAAACGCTCTATGGTCCCCTGAGGCACGTTAATGTCATCATTTGATATGATCTGCAATTGCAAAAGGTCTCTAGTCAATCCGACGATGTCAACCAATTATTGGAAGCTATCACTAATCCAGTCCCGGAAATGGTTTACTTTGATCTAAACCGAGATCTGACCTACTTCCAGTAAATCCTTAGTACAGTAGCGTTTCCTGGAAATTCTTTGATGTCTTCTATTTTCAGCTGATTACttgttgttttgaaactgcTGATGAG comes from Branchiostoma floridae strain S238N-H82 chromosome 2, Bfl_VNyyK, whole genome shotgun sequence and encodes:
- the LOC118409275 gene encoding opsin-5-like codes for the protein MNNTTAAFYPPRRQVPDWGYNALGSYVLCIGFCNLIGNTFVLLVSYYRRKKIKPPEVFTINLAVSDLLLLLCAYPWMVASSFSHGWQFGDAGCISYAFFRFMLGLVNIADITVLAVVRYLKVCRSKEVADMSWTSALMVVAGTWMFGAFWALMPVCGWSRYTLEPFDVACTLDYKTAQESQEGAAFMMILFTFCFFIPVAVITFCYVCIVRTVRSSRQALNCSNTNDKNGVEKKLTKIAVMVGVGFILAWTPYSLVSLYATFGDLKSLPIIYSILPSMFAKSASIYNPIIYFFMNDSFRRDVTALIKLSIPKPGGSTSCSHSAWEKTPTSGRGTFMTSPQRIKLSEMRPTEPSQAKTTTTTALITQVEGREAPSTWV